gctgaACAAGATATTTATGCATCCTCAAtcattttaagattttttattgtgatttcaaaaaataactTTCATCGCAATTAGGTCTCGaacttttaatatttgtttcaattaagtccctaccgtaaataaaaattatcattaattGGGACGCGAATTGCCATGTGGCAAGGTTTGGTGGTGACTTGGTAACGTTACAAACATTGGTTTGTACTTAATTACTTATATGACAATGTCCgttattaaaaaagaagaaaagttggggatcaaaatgaaaaatcaataaaaagttGGGTAAGCCACTTAAATAGCACCTTTTATTGGGCCCAAGTGGGCCGTATTAAGGCCTGGTCAATATCGAGTCAAAGCCCAACCCAAGTCAAGTAGATATTATCGGGCCCATTACATGTTCTGGGGTGGCCTAATTCGACCTCCTACTCGGGAACgttccagagagagagagagagagagagagagagagcaaagggGAGGAAacgaggaagaagagagggagagttagggttagggttttttaGGGGGTACGACaatggcgacggcggcggcggcgacggcgacgagcACGGCGGCGGTGCCGTTCTGGAGGGCGGCGGGGATGACGTACATAACCTACTCCAACATCTGCGCCTCCCTCGTCCGATCCTGCCTCAAGGAGCCCTTCAAGTCCGAGGCCACGTCACGGGAGAAGGTCCACTTCGCCATCTCCAAATGGGCCGAGGGAAAGCCCGAGAAACCCAGTAAGATCCAATCTCCTTCTCccctctctagggtttctagggtttgctcggGTTCGATCGCTGTGTTCGCTGCGATCGCTGAGATCTGTTGCTGTTTTGAATCTGTTTTGGCTGGGATTTGGATTTGAGGTGTTTAATTTAGCGATTGTTTGATATGGTCCGATTTTCGGTTTCCTAGGGTTTCTAGGGCATGCTTGAGCTCGATCACTGTTTCCGCTGTGATCGCTAAGATCTTGTATTGTTTTGAATCAGTTtggtttgaatttgggtttgaGGTGCCTAATTTACTGGTTGTTATGCTTGAAAGGGTCCTAATTTTCGGTATCCTTGGGTTTCCTCGAGCTCGATCTCTGTTCCCGCTGATCTCATTCATGCCTTTCGTATAAGATTTGTGCTTTAGGTGTCTTATTTACTgattgatacacttgaaacgaTCTGATTCGTGATTGTACCTAAATCGAGGGGTTTTTGGTGGTTGATAGTGATGCTAGAAATACGGATCTTTTGTGGTTTATTGTTTATAAGGAAATGTTGCTTTGAATTGATATGTTCAGCTTCTGTGTGTTTCTATTCCATTGATACCCTCCCTTTAAAAGGGATATTTTgcagacaaaagaaaaaaaaaaaaaaaagatcttcaGGAATGGATTAATTGCGTGATGATTATTCTTTTTGTGCTTCATAGTTAGAGTTGAACACTATGTACATTTACGGTGTTATATAATGATGGTAGGAGAGCTGTGAGGTTGCTGTTCACT
This window of the Ananas comosus cultivar F153 linkage group 19, ASM154086v1, whole genome shotgun sequence genome carries:
- the LOC109725269 gene encoding ATP synthase subunit epsilon, mitochondrial-like, translating into MATAAAATATSTAAVPFWRAAGMTYITYSNICASLVRSCLKEPFKSEATSREKVHFAISKWAEGKPEKPTIRSDSPEE